The sequence CTAAGGCAGCAGAAATTGTGATAGGAGGTTAGGAAGCATGAAGGATTACAAAACGATTCCCGCTGCTGAATTAAGGGAGACTGCCTACCAGCTCTATGCTGACGGACAAAATGGTCTGATGTCCATGTTCGCCAATGACGAACGGCAATTAAACGGAAATTATGCTATCTACTGCCTGTTTTCAGTAGGTAAAAGTATGCAGGTCATCAAAGCTGTTTTGAAAGATAAAGGGAAATTGGAGTTTCCTTCAATTACACCTAAAATCTCAGGCGCTGCCTGGTATGAGCGTGAGATTTACGACATGTTTGGTCTAAAGCCCGTGGGTCACCCGGATTTAAGACCGCTGGCCCTGCATGAAAACTGGCCACAGGGGATCTTCCCGTTGCGCAAAGACTTTAACAGCCAAACACCTGTACCCACTGCTAAGAAAGAGTTCCCCATGGCCGGAGTGGAAGGGGAGGGAGTGTTTACGGTTCCGGTAGGTCCCATCCACGCCGGTATTATTGAACCCGGTCACTTCCGCTTTAGCCAGGCAGGTGAGGACATTATCCGCTTGGATGCCAAGTTATTCTTCCTGCACCGGGGCATTGAAAAAGCCATTGAAGGGGTGCCGATTGAACGCGCTTTTTACCAGGTCGAACGCATCTCAGGTATCTGCACAATTGCCCACTCTTTGTCCTATTGCCAGGCTATTGAAAATATAGCCGGTGTAACCATTCCGTTAAGAGCGCAGTATTTAAGAGCCCTGGTAGGTGAAATGGAGCGCCTTTACAACCATGTGGGGGATATCGGCAACCTATGTGCCGGGATGGGATTTGCTGTCGGAATTATGGCAGGTGCCCGTCTGAAGGAAGATATCATGAGGGTCAACGAAGCACTTACCGGTCACCGTTTCCTGCGCGGCATGGTGGTCCCCGGTGGTGTGCGCCTGGACATCAATGAGCAGTTAAGCGCTGAGATCAGGTTAATGCTGGACAAACTGATGCCTGACTTCGATGAGATGATCGAACTCTTTAGAGGAAATGATGCCTTCCTGAACCGTGTCGAGACCACCGGCATTGTACCCCGGCAGGCAGCTCTGGATTTAGGAGTAGTAGGAATCGGTGCCAGGGCCTCCGGGGTTGATGTAGATATCCGGCGGGATTTTCCTTATGGTTGTTATTCTGCGCTGCAATTTGACGTTCCGGTCTATACCGAAGGTGATGTGGCTGCCCGTCTGTGGGTCCGTGTCGATGAAGTGGCTCAGACAGTGAAGCTGATCCGCCAGATTTTAGAGAAAATGCCCCAGGGACCCCTGAAGGCAGCTATCCCCACCATTAAACCATACAGCAGCGGATTTGGCTGGTGTGAATCACCCCAGGGCAATAATCTTCACTGGCTGATGGTAGGGGAAAACAATACGGTTTACCGCCTGTATGCTCGGTCTGCCGCTTATCCTAACTGGCCGGCCCTAACCGTAGCAGCACCCGGCAACATCATCCCCGACTTCCCGCTCATAAATAAGAGCTATGAGTTATCATACGCCTGTGTTGACAGATAGGAGGGTGCGGCATTGTTAAAGGTTTGGAAAAAAGTTCTCGCCACTGGTAATGTAACAGAACCCTGGGAAAAGTCAGTACCTCCGGAACGTTCGAGGGGTGAAGTGGTCGTAGAGCAACATGCAGCCTGTAAGGGTTGCAAGCTTTGCGTCGATGTTTGTCCTACCAAGGCAATCAAATTATACGAAGGTTCACCGGTGATTAACCAGAAGGCCTGTGTCTTTTGTGGACTCTGCGTAGAGTCTTGCCAAGACGGTTGTTTAAAACAAACTTCTAATTACAAACTGGCAACCTTAGGCGGTTCACTGGTTGAGAATACCGGTTCAGAATTG comes from Desulfosporosinus meridiei DSM 13257 and encodes:
- a CDS encoding NADH-quinone oxidoreductase subunit C — its product is MKDYKTIPAAELRETAYQLYADGQNGLMSMFANDERQLNGNYAIYCLFSVGKSMQVIKAVLKDKGKLEFPSITPKISGAAWYEREIYDMFGLKPVGHPDLRPLALHENWPQGIFPLRKDFNSQTPVPTAKKEFPMAGVEGEGVFTVPVGPIHAGIIEPGHFRFSQAGEDIIRLDAKLFFLHRGIEKAIEGVPIERAFYQVERISGICTIAHSLSYCQAIENIAGVTIPLRAQYLRALVGEMERLYNHVGDIGNLCAGMGFAVGIMAGARLKEDIMRVNEALTGHRFLRGMVVPGGVRLDINEQLSAEIRLMLDKLMPDFDEMIELFRGNDAFLNRVETTGIVPRQAALDLGVVGIGARASGVDVDIRRDFPYGCYSALQFDVPVYTEGDVAARLWVRVDEVAQTVKLIRQILEKMPQGPLKAAIPTIKPYSSGFGWCESPQGNNLHWLMVGENNTVYRLYARSAAYPNWPALTVAAPGNIIPDFPLINKSYELSYACVDR